The following proteins are encoded in a genomic region of Coffea eugenioides isolate CCC68of chromosome 6, Ceug_1.0, whole genome shotgun sequence:
- the LOC113772907 gene encoding uncharacterized protein LOC113772907, translating into MISQALSSSFLPSSITRPTSPFLPTHWILSSLSLHHYYPAAVSWASPATTTRFFMASALGGGGGGGSTSRGFWEWIRPSPGFYVSPFAVVCVLLGICVVNKKIFLWLVWNWFRAVVLGILAIALLDNPMTALISALAAIVAAIQLLLARSRRA; encoded by the exons ATGATTTCACAAGCCCTCTCATCATCCTTCCTTCCCTCATCCATTACCCGCCCCACGTCCCCTTTTCTCCCCACCCACTGGATTTTGTCCTCCCTGAGCCTCCACCACTACTACCCAGCTGCCGTCTCTTGGGCCTCTCCCGCCACCACTACTCGTTTTTTCATGG CTTCTGCGttaggtggtggtggtggcggcGGCTCCACCAGCCGAGGGTTCTGGGAGTGGATTAGACCATCACCGGGGTTTTACGTTTCGCCATTTGCTGTGGTTTGCGTATTATTG ggcatttgcgTTGTGAACAAGAAGATCTTCTTGTGGCTGGTTTGGAATTGGTTTCGAGCTGTTGTTTTGGGCATATTGGCAATTGCTCTTCTAGACAACCCAATGACGGCTTTAATCTCCGCTTTAGCTGCTATTGTAGCTGCT ATTCAGCTTTTGCTTGCTCGGAGTCGGAGAGCTTGA